The following DNA comes from Streptomyces sp. NBC_00690.
CGAGAAACGACAGACAGCTCCCCTTCTGGCAGGGAAGCCATGCCGTCAGGAAGAGGGGGTGCTGAGCACTCCCGAGGCGACAGTCGGGATCAAGCGTGACGATCGCCTCATGAATGGTGTCGTCAGCGGCGTCGACCGGGAGCCACAGCACTGAATCAGCAGAAAAACCGACCGGCAGACGATCCATGCCCACGCGCTGAATCCCCATCCCCAAGGCCCGGCACCGATTCCGGTGGTGAACCTCTAGTGACAACAAGCCCCCGGCACAGGTGGGGGCGGGCTGACGAGCGGTCTTTACCGGTTCACGAACTCCGGGCGCACACCGAGCAGGTACACACGGTCATCCAGTTCAACGGCATCCTCCGGGGCGATCGGAGAGAATTCCAGCTCGGCCAGGTCGGCGAGCTCCTCGGCGTTCAAGTTTATTTTATCCATGTTCCGAAGTTAACAGCGAGCACTTCTGACCTCAAGGGGAACTCCTTTTGTTTGCAAGGGAGTTGACGAGATATCGACTCCCCGGAAGGCACGGACGTATGGATTGTCGCTGCTCACCCAAGGAAACACCCCAGGATGCGCCCGGTCGGCGTCTTCCAGCCATTCGCCGGAGGAATTCGCAGAGCCTCCGGACTATGCTCACGCGGGTGCGGATTACCAAGTACACCCATTCCTGCGTCCGGTTGGAGCACGACGGTGGCGCCACGCTGATCATCGATCCCGGCGTCTGGAGCGAGCCCGAGGCCCTCACCGGCGCGGACGCTGTCCTGGTGACCCACGAACACAACGACCACGTGGACCTGTTGCGACTGAAGGGGCTGGGCGTGCCCGTCTACGCCCCCAAGTCGGCGCGGCTCCCGGGCCTGGACTTCACCGGCGTCGTCCCCGGCGAGGAGTTCACCGCGGCCGGCTTCCGGGTGACCGCCCAGGGCGGGCAGCACGCGCGCATCTACGGCGGCCTCCCGGACTGCGCCAACCTCGGCTACCTCGTCGAGAACAGCGTCTACCACCCCGGGGACTCCC
Coding sequences within:
- a CDS encoding MBL fold metallo-hydrolase, yielding MLTRVRITKYTHSCVRLEHDGGATLIIDPGVWSEPEALTGADAVLVTHEHNDHVDLLRLKGLGVPVYAPKSARLPGLDFTGVVPGEEFTAAGFRVTAQGGQHARIYGGLPDCANLGYLVENSVYHPGDSLCPPDRPVETLLVPLQGSWMKTDEAIDLVRAVQPERAYGIHDGQINERGLGSLNGWLADACGDCYRWLPPGSSAR